A window of Gasterosteus aculeatus chromosome 9, fGasAcu3.hap1.1, whole genome shotgun sequence contains these coding sequences:
- the wfs1a gene encoding wolframin: protein MEKDFLSTAVSTQGSCPVGDGPSLLPPIQSPPSLVSNNLPAAPPDPARESSHPSHTTAKPRDCPPSVKGARPLTPAVPSKPVPGPSSPSLGKTPLLTAPRRSSLKIPQMSPLSKLTSASFTSASLACNSPTDPPASPSTASTEAPAASSAAPVKRTFASMAKRLIIQERLRKAENSDDDEEEDEEPEEDLTLEQIEEKATAGDARAQTRLGQHYLSLAKEKDAELNDRLAVTWLVKAAKQGRKGAASALQRCWIQKKGITAENEADVRKLSTESRFELSVRKAAMMMYWKLNPDRKRKVAVAEMLENVNAVQGGPAGRIPGPTSGQTQKVLESMVSSESAQLVDLDDFVEMTKKYAQGIAPQAGGPVTARAESPKPGDRSAEREAELVPSGYKNAFQRSWSFGRSGMMLDTRQNGAMKKAMDMKSRLMVLQYPLHGIVEMKEHLVDWASRAGVQWLSTIIPTQHVNALIFFFIISNLTVDLFAFVIPLLVFYLSFISMIICTLRVLQSSKTWENFRALTSLLTRFEPGLDVEQAETNFGWNNLEPYLYFILSVFFVIFSFPVADKGWIPCSELSTVAIFFTAVSYKSLSPTAATYACRAMVIEVASSLCYLTQFLPERMTALRCLGRTFSTLPLGESVVLKLSLPCLLYVYLFYLFFSMARMRGFRGTYCFLVPYLVCFMWCEFSVVLLKCSSAVGLMRTCVAYFLLLFALPILAFGLAAMLLIQLFKWFLELELTKVIVTLVVCAIPVTLRLWTRFSMSILDVFRSMTQRGPVKLILLCISMVILFFSIYVYHAEGQKVYNSTLTWRQYSQVCGPPAWETKGMAQTQLFCSHLHGHRVTWAGRFKHVRVAETDNGAQSVINMLPVFMGDWLRCLYGETYPKCEPKNATAANITAAKSAPATGTLRALLRTQEEEEEMCQIKALAKHSCHIKRFDSHRFEVTVGMFRDGGLEDATRDVILMASHEFRQVLLNLNPGDMVEFSTKLEGRLGGRAQAFELKAIHCLDCASSLTGGRQVKIERDWRRTTMRAMKFAFDFFFSPFLSAKI from the exons ATGGAGAAGGATTTCTTATCAACAGCTGTCAGCACCCAGGGGTCATGCCCTGTTGGGGATggaccctctctcctccctcccataCAGAGCCCTCCTTCGCTCGTCTCCAATAAcctccctgctgctcctcctgaccCGGCCAGAGAATCATCTCATCCCTCGCACACAACAGCTAAACCGAGGGATTGCCCCCCATCTGTAAAAGGGGCACGGCCCTTGACTCCTGCTGTACCATCTAAACCCGTTCCCggtccctcctctccttctctgggCAAAACTCCGCTTTTAACTGCTCCACGTCGCTCTTCCCTTAAAATCCCCCAGATGTCCCCCCTTTCAAAGCTCACATCTGCCTCCTTTACGTCCGCTAGCTTGGCCTGTAACTCTCCGACAGATCCCCCTGCTTCTCCTTCCACTGCGTCCACCGAGGCCCCTGCAGCTTCCTCCGCCGCTCCAGTGAAACGCACCTTTGCCTCCATGGCCAAGCGACTGATAATACAAGAAAGACTTCGGAAAGCCGAGAACAGtgacgatgatgaagaggaag ACGAAGAGCCTGAAGAAGACTTGACCCTGGAGCAGATAGAGGAGAAGGCCACCGCCGGCGACGCCAGGGCCCAGACCCGG CTGGGTCAGCACTATTTGAGTCTCGCTAAAGAGAAGGACGCGGAGCTAAACGATCGCCTGGCCGTTACCTGGCTGGTAAAAGCCGCCAAACAGGGAAGAAAAGGTGCCGCAAGTGCACTGCAGCGCTGCTGGATCCAGAAAAAAG GAATCACCGCGGAGAATGAGGCTGATGTGCGCAAGTTGTCAACAGAGAGTAGGTTTGAGCTGTCGGTGCGCAAAGCTGCCATGATGATGTACTGGAAACTCAACCcggacaggaagaggaaggtggcTGTGGCTGAGATGCTGGAAAATGTCAACGCAGTGCAAG GTGGCCCCGCAGGCCGGATTCCTGGTCCAACCTCGGGCCAGACCCAGAAAGTTCTGGAGAGCATGGTCAGCAGTGAGT CCGCGCAGTTGGTGGACCTGGACGACTTTGTTGAGATGACTAAAAAGTATGCACAAGGTATCGCTCCCCAAGCTGGCGGCCCGGTCACAGCCAGGGCCGAAAGTCCCAAACCTGGCGACCGCAGCGCGGAG CGCGAGGCTGAGCTGGTGCCGTCGGGGTACAAGAATGCCTTCCAACGTTCTTGGAGTTTTGGCCGCAGTGGGATGATGCTGGACACCAGGCAGAACGGAGCCATGAAGAAAGCTATGGACATGAAGTCACGCTTAATG GTGCTGCAGTACCCACTGCACGGCATCGTGGAGATGAAGGAGCACCTGGTGGACTGGGCGTCGCGGGCCGGCGTCCAGTGGCTGAGCACGATCATCCCCACGCAGCACGTCAACGcgctcatcttcttcttcatcatcagcaACCTCACGGTTGACCTGTTTGCGTTTGTCATCCCCCTGCTCGTCTTCTACCTGTCCTTCATCTCGATGATCATCTGCACGCTGCGTGTCCTCCAGAGCAGCAAG ACTTGGGAGAACTTCCGAGCCTTGACGTCTCTGCTGACCCGTTTTGAACCCGGCCTGGACGTGGAGCAGGCTGAGACCAACTTTGGGTGGAACAACCTGGAGCCGTACCTCTACTTCATCCTGTCCGTTTTCTTTGTCATCTTCTCCTTCCCGGTGGCCGATAAGGGCTGGATCCCCTGCTCTGAGCTCTCCACCGTGGCCATCTTCTTCACTGCTGTCAGCTACAAGAGCCTCAGCCCCACCGCCGCGACCTACGCATGCCGAGCTATGGTCATAGAG GTTGCATCATCTCTGTGTTACCTGACCCAGTTCCTGCCGGAGCGGATGACGGCGCTCCGCTGCCTGGGCCGCACCTTCTCCACTCTGCCACTGGGGGAGTCGGTGGTGCTCAAGCTCAGCCTCCCCTGCCTGCTCTATGTGTATCTCTTCTACCTGTTCTTCAG CATGGCCAGGATGCGCGGCTTCAGGGGGACTTACTGCTTCCTGGTTCCGTACCTGGTTTGCTTCATGTGGTGCGAGTTCTCCGTGGTGCTCCTCAAGTGCTCCTCCGCTGTGGGTCTGATGCGCACTTGCGTGGCCTATTTCCTGCTCCTGTTCGCCCTGCCCATCCTGGCTTTTGGACTTGCCGCCATGCTCTTGATCCAGCTCTTCAAGTGGTTCCTTGAGCTGGAGCTGACGAAGGTGATCGTGACCCTGGTAGTCTGCGCCATCCCCGTGACCCTGCGGCTGTGGACGCGCTTCAGCATGTCCATCCTGGATGTGTTCCGCTCAATGACGCAGCGCGGCCCCGTCAAGCTCATCTTACTTTGCATCTCCATGGTGATCCTGTTCTTCTCGATCTACGTGTACCACGCGGAGGGCCAGAAGGTGTACAACTCCACCCTGACGTGGAGACAGTACAGCCAGGTGTGCGGGCCCCCTGCCTGGGAGACCAAAGGCATGGCCCAGACACAGCTGTTCTGCAGCCACCTGCACGGACACAGAGTCACCTGGGCGGGCCGCTTCAAGCACGTGCGCGTGGCCGAGACGGACAACGGGGCACAGTCGGTCATCAACATGCTGCCGGTGTTCATGGGAGACTGGCTGCGCTGCCTGTACGGAGAGACGTATCCCAAGTGCGAGCCGAAGAACGCGACCGCTGCAAACATAACGGCGGCCAAATCCGCGCCGGCGACCGGCACGCTGCGCGCGCTACTCCggacgcaggaggaggaggaggagatgtgtcaGATCAAGGCTCTGGCCAAACACTCGTGCCACATCAAGCGCTTCGACAGCCACCGCTTCGAGGTGACTGTGGGGATGTTCCGGGACGGAGGTTTGGAGGATGCGACCAGGGACGTAATCCTGATGGCCAGCCACGAGTTCAGGCAAGTCCTGCTGAACCTAAACCCCGGCGACATGGTGGAGTTCAGCACCAAGCTGGAGGGCCGCCTGGGAGGCAGAGCGCAGGCCTTCGAGCTGAAGGCGATCCACTGTCTGGACTGCGCTTCCTCTCTGACTGGAGGCAGGCAGGTGAAGATCGAGCGGGACTGGAGACGCACCACCATGAGAGCCATGAAGTTCGCTTTtgattttttcttctctcccttcctGTCTGCCAAAATCTGA